A single window of Dermochelys coriacea isolate rDerCor1 chromosome 2, rDerCor1.pri.v4, whole genome shotgun sequence DNA harbors:
- the ZNF804B gene encoding LOW QUALITY PROTEIN: zinc finger protein 804B (The sequence of the model RefSeq protein was modified relative to this genomic sequence to represent the inferred CDS: deleted 1 base in 1 codon), with translation MACYLVISSRHLRNGHYRGIKGVFRGPLCKKGARSPGYAEKEKATAKGLEDVKANFYCELCDKQYHKHQEFDNHINSYDHAHKQRLKDLKHREFARNVASKSWKDEKKQEKALKRLHQLAELRKQSECITGSRPVFKAPGLVVEKQQLQEGIFIDKNGRITAGTKSMVVCEGQSRSRSMLEKQQALTLSRHQSHTERLCSLGNQASQAFSDGTNISHRTGVSFSFSKKAHLKLESSASVFSENTEEAYDGGESPNHKTKQTPDGCQSCTGLHEDTKANVARGLNVPQGQMDIIASSNTAAKAKTLKENEKNSNKELEEIVSAHPSFCKTSFQTQLSNLNLTSSLRETEQEGELNDTEKLLETLISPPSQTSNLCTQQNPYKHSDTMLSDLLTAFPPQHPAEQGYASELHYNPNVVKTETFFESSGTVNGNTEMLPSETVVNEMKPKALPFLHVLSKDGSTALQWPTELLLFTKTAPCISYGCNPLYFDFRLSLNQSDHKERETNTESCSEPPTNLNADENETSGLIEDKQMSTEQDNQSLKPKKTKGSKTHNKAQQKAVSDTEKEMNGSGQKYISHYSNENIPKVPAFLDVSQKDYTRERSLHVRTSRRSLKHHLHSCERTHSGGNKSISFLPCVSRTKKHKATNCDLSYSEEIHENQNNCKSIQNWPRCNSDVSDSGKDSIGSFLSYKSSSQSRYSENEGCGAYTRYWRFSSSQKSSSDRHSSYSNTSISSSTSCVSSSSSHRSSDHSRSHLLFCCKRKNKTDERHKCKHGKHNFISSSDDADEDYLFYSKSQRTRNCTQRNTIKYQRHSRRRGLYHRERSKQSRNTHRHSGRKYSRNRRYHRSKSSSTRHSRSSGGSPSCRRSTVSSSGSFSKETVYYLNKSKEEKEGCYSTEPGKTESTHFDLQNVNCQSKKFHVGFSENSAKDTVGERTSLTARLLLERVQSKKSQEHAHGSEGFSNNCGMELEGHSQSHFASKFPSSVGDIAMLLMPEKALDISENVLRNDETTSLESSAKKDNFEASQTNNVIRTTGTNYDNCLFKDIIQIGIGYQAPSIKRNTAIKEQSDLLISEVQPSIQSCDPVPNDFPGAFPSNRYSVVNSAETKEEVHDVSMNLHRVEGNVNIYCDSAKHKCDETENELEIYRKSISPPLTQQPITFSPDEIDKYRLLQLQAQQHMQKQLLAKHLKVLPATGPSAFSATPAVHSVPSQHHASVTSIHHTLLQRFAVSTSVHPHSSHLSLTNMHPLSESYFTPISLSPLAPTIIPSHPTLLTGRPLHLVSTTPIHPSYLTLPSLPHTAFIPTLFTPHLNAAAAAALQLNPLIHPLFQGQDVTTILALARPSSYLD, from the exons CGACtgaaagatttaaaacataggGAATTTGCTCGAAATGTGGCTTCAAAGTCATGGAAAGATGAGAAGAAACAGGAAAAAGCACTCAAGCGGCTCCACCAGCTTGCTGAGTTACGGAAGCAGTCTGAATG CATCACAGGCAGCAGACCAGTGTTTAAAGCTCCCGGACTGGTGGTGGAAAAGCAACAActgcaggaaggaattttcataGATAAAAATGGCAGAATCACAGCAGGTACCAAGAGCATGGTTGTGTGTGAAGGACAAAGTCGCTCCAGAAGCATGTTAGAGAAACAACAGGCGCTTACACTAAGCAGGCACCAATCACATACCGAGAGACTCTGTTCACTTGGAAATCAAGCCTCACAAGCATTCTCAGATGGCACCAATATTAGTCACAGGACAggagtttctttttctttctctaaaaAAGCCCATTTAAAGTTAGAGTCATCAGCATCAGTTTTCAGTGAGAACACTGAAGAAGCATATGATGGTGGTGAATCACCTaaccataaaacaaaacaaactcctgACGGCTGTCAGTCTTGCACAGGTTTGCATGAGGATACAAAAGCAAATGTGGCTAGAGGATTAAATGTCCCACAAGGTCAAATGGATATCATTGCATCAAGCAATACAGCAGCAAAAGctaaaacactaaaagaaaatgagaaaaacagcAATAAAGAATTAGAAGAAATTGTCAGCGCTCATCCTTCATTCTGCAAAACCAGCTTTCAAACTCAgctttccaatttgaatttgacTAGTTCGCTTAGAGAAACAGAACAAGAAGGTGAGTTGAATGATACTGAGAAATTGTTGGAAACTCTCATTTCACCTCCAAGCCAAACTAGCAATCTTTGTACCCAGCAGAACCCTTACAAGCACAGTGATACCATGCTAAGTGACCTCTTAACAGCGTTCCCACCACAACACCCAGCTGAGCAGGGATATGCAAGTGAGCTGCATTATAATCCCAATGTGGTCAAGACAGAGACATTTTTCGAGAGTTCAGGAACTGTGAATGGAAACACAGAAATGCTACCAAGTGAGACAGTGGTTAATGAGATGAAGCCCAAAGCACTGCCATTTCTTCATGTATTGAGCAAAGATGGCAGCACTGCCCTTCAGTGGCCCACAGAACttcttttgtttacaaaaacTGCACCCTGTATTTCCTATGGATGTAATCCATTATATTTTGACTTTCGACTTTCTCTAAACCAGAGCGATCATAAAGAGcgtgaaacaaacacagaaagctGTAGTGAGCCCCCTACAAATCTGAATGCAGATGAAAATGAAACCTCAGGTTTAATAGAAGACAAGCAAATGTCAACGGAACAAGATAATCAGTCACTGAAACCAAAGAAGACGAAAGGTTCCAAAACCCATAACAAGGCCCAGCAAAAAGCTGTTTCAGacacagagaaagaaatgaaTGGAAGTGGTCAAAAGTACATTTCACATTATTCGAATGAAAACATACCCAAAGTGCCTGCTTTCCTTGATGTCTCACAAAAGGATTATACAAGAGAAAGAAGTCTCCATGTCAGAACATCTAGGAGATCTTTAAAGCACCATTTGCATAGCTGTGAAAGAACACACAGTGGTGGAAataaaagcatttcctttttgcCTTGTGTGTCTAGGACTAAAAAGCATAAAGCTACAAACTGTGATTTAAGTTATTCTGAAGAAATACATGAAAACCAAAACAACTGCAAATCCATTCAAAACTGGCCTAGATGCAACAGTGATGTAAGTGACAGTGGAAAAGATTCTATTGGAAGTTTCCTTAGTTATAAATCAAGTTCTCAAAGCAGGTATTCAGAAAATGAAGGGTGTGGAGCTTATACAAGATACTGGAGATTTTCATCCTCCCAAAAGTCATCTTCTGACAGACATTCTAGCTATTCCAACACTTCCATTAGCAGTTCAACTAGCTGTGTAAGTAGCTCCTCTAGTCACAGATCAAGTGATCACAGTAGAAGTCACTTGCTCTTTTgttgtaaaagaaaaaacaagacagATGAAAGGCACAAATGTAAACACGGAAAGCACAACTTTATTTCCTCTTCTGATGATGCAGATGAGGATTACCTCTTCTACAGTAAAAGTCAAAGAACTAGAAACTGTACACAGAGGAATACAATTAAATATCAACGACATTCAAGGCGTAGAGGTTTATACCATAGAGAGAGATCAAAGCAAAGCAGAAATACACACCGACATTCTGGCAGAAAATACAGCAGAAATAGAAGATACCACCGCTCCAAAAGTTCTTCCACCAGACATTCAAGAAGCAGTGGAGGATCACCTAGTTGCAGAAGATCAACAGTCAGTAGTTCAGGATCCTTCTCAAAAGAAACAGTATATTATTTGAATAAAagcaaggaagaaaaagaagGCTGTTACAGCACTGAACCAGGAAAAACAGAATCTACACATTTTGATTTGCAGAATGTAAATTGTCAATCAAAAAAATTTCATGTTGGCTTTTCCGAAAACTCAGCAAAAGACACAGTGGGAGAGAGAACGTCATTGACAGCCAGGTTACTTTTAGAAAGAGTGCAATCCAAGAAAAGCCAAGAACACGCACATGGTTCAGAGGGATTTTCAAACAATTGTGGGATGGAATTGGAGGGTCACTCACAAAGTCACTTTGCTAGTAAATTTCCATCATCAGTAGGTGACATAGCAATGTTACTTATGCCTGAAAAAGCCCTAGATATAAGTGAAAATGTTTTAAGGAATGATGAAACCACTTCATTAGAAAGCAGTGCAAAGAAAGACAATTTTGAAGCTTCACAGACAAATAATGTTATTCGTACAACAGGCACTAATTATGATAATTGTCTTTTTAAAGACATAATTCAAATAGGAATAGGCTATCAGGCTCCAAGCATAAAAAGGAATACAGCAATAAAGGAACAATCAGATCTCTTAATTAGTGAAGTACAACCCTCTATACAAAGCTGTGACCCAGTACCAAATGATTTCCCTGGTGCTTTTCCTTCTAATAGATATTCTGTTGTTAATTCAGCAGAGACCAAAGAAGAAGTACATGATGTAAGCATGAACTTGCATCGAGTGGAAGGAAATGTAAACATTTATTGTGACAGTGCTAAGCATAAGTGTGATGAGACAGAAAATGAGCTAGAAATTTACAGGAAATCCATCTCCCCTCCTTTAACTCAACAGCCTATCACATTTTCACCTGATGAAATAGACAAGTATAGGTTACTTCAGCTGCAAGCCCAGCAACATATGCAGAAACAACTCCTGGCAAAGCACCTTAAAGTTTTGCCTGCCACAGGACCATCTGCCTTCTCTGCAACACCAGCAGTTCATTCTGTTCCCAGTCAGCATCATGCTTCTGTCACCTCAATCCACCATACCCTTCTGCAACGCTTTGCGGTCTCCACTTCTGTTCATCCCCATAGCAGCCATCTTTCCTTGACCAATATGCACCCACTCTCTGAATCATATTTCACTCCCATATCCCTTTCCCCATTAGCTCCAACCATCATTCCTTCCCACCCTACTCTACTGACAGGACGCCCACTGCATTTGGTCTCCACCACACCCATCCACCCTTCTTATCTGACCCTCCCATCATTGCCACATACTGCATTTATCCCTACTTTATTCACTCCACACCTGaatgcagctgcagctgctgccctccAACTGAATCCTTTAATTCATCCATTGTTCCAAGGACAAGAT GTTACCACCATTCTTGCTCTAGCTAGACCCAGCAGTTACCTGGACTGA